GTTCCCAGGGAGACGCTGAAGCTGGTGGAGCGACTGGGGGCCGGCCAGTTCGGGGAGGTGTGGATGGGTGAGTACGGGCTTCCAAGACTGCTgggaaagaggggagagggaggcgTCCACTTTCAGGGCAGCTGCTTGGCTCTGGGAGCAGGAGTTCCACAACTCCTTCACTCCCTCCTGTTCCCTATCCAGGGTACTACAACGGGCACACGAAGGTGGCAGTGAAGAGCCTGAAGCAAGGCAGCATGTCCCCTGACGCCTTCCTCGCTGAGGCCAACCTCATGAAGCAGCTGCAGCACCCGCGGCTGGTCCGGCTCTACGCGGTGGTCACCCAGGAGCCAATCTACATCATCACCGAATACATGGAGAATGGTGGGTGCTACAGCCATACCTGGACGCTGGAGGACACTGCTGCCTCCCACCCCTTCCTACCTCTACTCTACCCCTATCCTACTGGAgtgaggcggggggggggggggggggggagataccCCTTTTGCTCTGGCCAAACACTGAGGGTTTTCCTGGGCATCTAAAGACCCACCTACAGGGCTGAGAAGAAGCTGTGTCATCTGAGTCTGTCTACGACCCAGCCTGAGGTGGTAGCCTTTGGAAGAATATTCATCCCCATCTTTCCTGACCTGCAGTCAGTCCCTTTTGCATTTTTTCAAAGTCAAAGCATCTCAGGATGCTTGATCTCAGAAAATGAGTAGGTCCCTAGTtctgtttctctcctttcttccctggaAACTTGGGAGGATGGATTTGCTCCAAAGCCTCCTTTTCAGTTCTGGGTGAGCCCCACGCCTCTCTGGGACTGCTTTTGGACAGAGTGAGAATCCTATCAAGAGGGATATGAGTTTCTAGGCTCAGCTTTGAAGCCACTGACTTGCCATGTGTGGTATAGGCCAACTCCCTGTACTGTCTGTGGTATTCAGCTCCTCTAAGTTCAACAGCAGAAATCTAAAAGGGCTCATCCAAAAATAATATGCAATGTCCATTAAGGACCTAGAGTCTGACTGCCTGGATTAGTCTTGGCTTCATGATTATGTAGCTTTGGGCAGATCACATCACTTATTTCTGCCAtggttctcatctgtaaaataatggTACTAATGCAATAGGCACTCCCTCATAAGGTCTTTGTGAGGATGAGAGTTAGAACAATCTCTGCCATAAATTTGTTGCTGTTATCTGGCTCTGATTGTTTGGGAGTACAAGATATGTCTCTCTTTCAGGGAGAGAAATAAACTATTAATTAGCTACTGGGTTCTGGAAGTGGCAAAGAGGTTTTGTCTTGAGTAATAACTTTTATAGTTGCTTAGAGTGCTGAGTTGAGAAGGATTCTGAGGCTCATTGGAAATGAACATTGGAATTGATGCATCTGCCCCTAATACTTGAATGGCAGCACATGTCCACATATTTACTGTGTCTGAGTGAGGTTTTCATTTTTGCTGCATAATTCAGCACTTATAGTGGGGACAGGTTGTTGttattctcacatttttttttaatggtgctggagattgaacccagggccttgtgcatgcaaggcaagcactctaccaactgagctatatcaccagcccttcaCATGGGGTTTTAATCTCTTGGATAGGGCAAGTGGTCACTAACTCTGTCCCAACAACTCACATCCATGGTGTCCTCCCAGATGCCCTCCACTACCAGAGAGGTGGTCTCTCAGGCCTCCAGGGACCACTTTCCCTACTTCTCATTCAATACATTCAGCACTGGGCACTGAAAACATGGATGCTTGGACATGGATGAATCAAACAAGGTTTCTACTATAAGGGAAACTTGATTTTAACTTTGGGCAATGGTAAAACCAAAGTTTATGCCATGGGGGAAGTTCCAGCATGCCAGAGGAATGTAGATGATGATGTAACTTATTAAACCTGGTAAGATCTAGAGAGGCTTCCTAGAAGAATAATCTAGTGGACTGTGAAAcaagaatagaatttttttagCAGGCAgagataaaacaaagaaatgttgAGATGAGAATCTAGTGGTCTGTGTGAAGAATCTGAAAATTGTCCATAGTGGGGGCAGTGAGAGAAGTGGGGTGGGCAGAGCAACCACAAAGTGGAGCAGGCAAGGTTTTGGATGCCCAGCTAAGTTGTTGGGGCCTACTTTATTCTGACAAGGAGCTTACAGACCCCTCCAACCATACTCTATACCCTGAGCATACTCACCTTGAACTCCTCCATTCTCCTAATTCTTCCTTTCCACGTGTCAGACACTGCCTCTAGATTCCAGTTAGGGGAGGAGAGTCTGGGACCCTTTCGGGCAACTTGGTCAGCAACTCTTGCTTCTGCCCACAGGGAGCCTGGTGGATTTTCTCAAGACCTCCTCGGGCATCAAATTGACCATCAACAAACTCTTGGACATGGCAGCCCAAGTAAGGAGACTGGGGAGCAGTTTGGCATGGGTACAGACCCGTGGGGTGAGGATGCCCAGCCCAGGGCTGATGACCTGTACCTGGCCAACAGATTGCAGAGGGCATGGCATTCATTGAAGAGCGGAATTACATCCACCGTGACCTGCGAGCTGCAAACATCCTGGTGTCTGACACCCTGAGCTGCAAGATTGCAGACTTTGGCCTAGCACGGCTCATTGAGGACAATGAGTACACAGCCAGGGAGGGTAGGTGTGGGACATGAGGGAGTTCTGGGGTCTGCAGGGTCTGGCCAGGCAGACCTGGGTGACCTCACTCTTTCCCCACCTCCCTACAGGGGCCAAATTTCCCATTAAGTGGACAGCACCAGAGGCCATCAACTATGGGACATTCACCATCAAGTCAGATGTGTGGTCTTTCGGAATTCTATTGACGGAAATTGTTACCCATGGCCGTATCCCTTACCCAGGTCAGTGCCAAGGGTAGGAACCACAGGGTTATAGGGAAGGGCAGAAAAATCTTTGTCTTCTTACTCACTGCTTTCCAGGTTCCGAATTTGAAACTTTTGGCTGCTTATCCTGTATCCTCTGAGGAGTGTGACTCCAACGATCCTAAGCAGATCCCAGCGCTGGCTTTCATCACTGTCTCTGgatcttgttcttcttttccagATCCTTTCTTTAATTCTGGCATGGGAAGCCTAGTATGGTAGAAGTGGATCTAGCCTGGGAGtcaaaagatctttttttttttttaaaccagattgGCCATTGATTCTAACTTTCTGTTTGGCTTTGATCAGATCATTCTATCTTTTTGTATCTATTAAATGTAAGATCAAAATAGGCTGGGCTCTGtgacaagggaggctgaggcaggaggattacaagttccaggacagcttcAGTAACCCAggaagaccctctctctaaataataaaaagtaaaaagggtgggggaagtagctcagtagtaaagccaaagccacccctgagttcaatcctctacatatacctacaaaaaaaaaaaaaaaaaaaaaaaaaaaagaaaagaaagaaagaaagaaaaaaagaaagaaaggaaagaaaaaaaagttaaaaatactgcTTAGCTCATACTAAGCTATTATTAATCATTACTTTGGGCAAGTAACGTCATTTCTCTCAGCCTCAATTTCCTGATATTAGAAAAAAGAGATTCTGTGAAAGAGCCTGACTCATAGTAGGTGCTCACTAAATACTggtttctctttcctctgaagCTTTTCATCTAAAGAGGGAGAAACAGATACTATCCCCACATCCTCCATGTCTGGAACAATATTCTTAACCCTAAATTCATCCAAGACAggggtggaatttttttttttaatggtaccagagattgaacccatgggagcTTAaaaactgagccatatctccagccattaaaaaaaaattaatctagagacaaggtctcactaaattacttagggcttgtcaagttgatgaggctggttttggacttgtgatcctcctgcctcaacctcctgagccactgagattacagggtgCATCATCACGCTTGGTCCcagtggtataattttttttttttttttgaaaggaacTCACTAAGAAACTCTagggaaaggaaatggaaaaggaaattggGAGCAGGGAGGTTATGGAACACAGTGGCTGGATTTGCAGAGGCTTCCCACATTCCcagtaaaatgtgaaaagaacTTTACTCCTAGGAAGGTAAAGGCATCTTGTGTTCAGATGAGAGGTGGGCTCCCTGCCCTGGGCTTTCCCCTCACATAGTCCAGGGCCATTGCTGGACCTAGACCACACTCCAGGTGTTCTGCCTACAGTCCTTCCCATCCTCCACTGTGCCTATGGAGGCAAACCCATAGAAAATGTCTCCATTAGAAGAAAAGGTAGTGAAAGCAGGATGACAGGTCTTGGGGATATAgacagaggcagagcacttgcctagcaagctgaaggccctgggtctaatccccagcaccacagaaaagaaaatgatgatgaaCAGGAACTGACAGGTGGCATTAAGGTCAGGGAGACAAATGGAAGCAACAGGGACCTTGGTGAATTTGCATCTGCTCCAGTGGAAGgagtttattgttgttgttgtttgtttgtttgtttgttttaacagtgctggggatggaacccaaggacATTCTattactgagtcacatctccagctcattttattttctattttgagacagggtcttgctaagttgcccaagttgcTCTCAAACTTAGAtttctcctgctttagcttcccaagtggctgggatttcaggcacgGGCAACTGAGgctggaaatctttttttttttttttttttttcaagagaagccCAAACTTGGAGTTTTAGGAAAACCTGCTTATTTCCAAATATAGGTGATTGATTCAAATTGTTTAAAACACCATATGGAACAAACCAAAGTGGGCCTGTGAGCTATATTTAGGCTGGCTTTTGTCTGTGGGTTGGCACCCTCCACTCTTCATGGGTGTTTGGTTCCCTGGTCTGCATTTTTCTGtgtcctgattttaaaatgtgaggGACCTGTAAAAGGTAAAGGCCTCCCAGAGCAAGATGTGGGCAAAACTTTTTTTCACTCTTGACCAGGCCCAAACTCTGCAGGagcaaaacttttattttgctaAGCATTCACAGTGCATGCCTATAGTTTATTCTACTCAGgcggctgaagcaggaggattgcttgggTCAGTCTgggtaacatagcaagacccccatctcaaaaacaaaagcaaaactagaaGGATTTGGTCTTTGGGGATTAATTGTCTTCTCTCAAGAGACTGAAGAAGAAATCAGAGGCTGTGTGGGTATTGTAGAAATAGGGAGCTgtgggtctggggatatagctcagttggtagagtgcttgcctcttgcctcgcatgtacaaggccctgggttcaatccccagcaccacaaaattatTGCTGTGACCATGCAGTTCTCCAGAGTACCTCCTCTTGAGAAAAGGTACATGCCAGAAGCTGCCATGGGGGCCAGAAGCTACCATGGGGACTAGGAGTAGCACAAAAGAAGGTTACCAACCCAATGACTATTTCATATAGCTCATGGAGAGGCCTGGTGAGCCTTCTCAGTGAGGGGCAGAGTCTGTTTTGCTGGAGTCTGGAGGTCCATCTGCTCTCCTCATGTGCCTTATCCCAAAGCTAGAGatgcctcctcctgccctgggtCCAGACCACCATATCATTCCCACCAAATCATAACAACCTCAGGTGCCTTTATGAAGCCTCTCCTGTTCAAGCCCTATACCTGGTGCTTTGTATGCACTAGCTCACTGTGTCCCCTTAAGAACTCTGTGAGGTAGGAACAACTCTTTActtcattttccaggtgaggaaactgaggttcaaagaggTGGCTTACACAAGGTCCCACAGCTAACATGTGTGTCACTGAGTGTGTAATCTGTAACAGGAACTCCCAGTGGTCTCACTGATATTTAGCAGGTACCATTAGTGTGGCCTACCACTGATGAAAACCTTTTGGATTGGTACTCACACCACGCCATTTAAATATTCTGAACATCGCCTATAtttgtcagttttctgttactgtaaggAAACACTTCATGGAGGTTAGGAagcaaagaagaagaggaggggtcGGGGTCCAATACCCCATCAAAGGCAGGTTTCCAATGATCTCACTTCCtccctaggccccacctcctaaaagttcaACCACCTCCCATAAGTGTCACAGGCTTATGGACTGTGGACCATAAggttgaggaccaagccttcaacacatggatctttggggaatatttaaGATCCTAATTCTAGCATCAGCCCTGCCTGTGGGCTTTCAAAGCCTGGAGGTTTGATGTCCTTGTTTCCTATTGATCTCCAGGGATGACCAATCCTGAGGTGATTCAGAATCTGGAGCGAGGCTATCGCATGGTTAGGCCTGACAACTGTCCAGAGGAGTTGTACCACCTCATGATGCTGTGCTGGAAGGAGCATCCAGAGGACCGACCCACCTTTGACTACCTACGAAGTGTACTGGAGGACTTCTTCACGGCCACAGAGGGCCAGTACCAGCCCCAGCCTTGATATTGATAGGCCTAGCTGGCTTGAGGCTTTCCCCCATCTGGCCACCCTGGCTTGGGAAGTTGGGGTTCTTGTGCCACGTTCACATGACCTATGCACTTATGGACTTTATACATGAATCTCACCCACATGTGACACATGTGTATTGTGTGTCATATGCATATCCCATAGTTGTGTGGGTTCTACATGTGTCTTGTACATGTATAATCTGTGCACATATGTTTTGGAGACGATGATCTAAAGTGTCTCTTTCTAGACACTCCCATTTTCTGAGACCACAGAGGGGGGAAAGAGGCTTATGATTGACACCTGCTTCTGtctacctcttttctttctctggtccAGAAGTTCCTTGCATCCTGGGACCTTATCTGATACCTTTTGTACTCctcctcagggcctggcacacatcAGGAGCTCAATAAATCTCAGTTGGTGAAGGTTGTATATCTCTCTGCTGTGCACCACCTTCTTTCCTTGTGGGGAGATACTAGGGATTTGGAAGATGGAAACTAGGTCACCCTGAGTTGGATTAAGAGATGGGATgagtagctgggtgtggtggcacatgcctatagtcccagaggtttgggaggttgagttaggaggattgcaagttcaaacccagcctcagaaaGTTATCGAGGtcctaagtgactcagtgagactctgtctctaaataaaatacgaaaacgggctggggatgtggttcagtggttaagtgcccctgagttcaatccctaataccaaagagagagagaaaaagagagagagaggtatggGACGAGTGGATATTTGAACTTTTTCAGCCCTGGTGATGTTGGGGGCCAAGGGAGGGCCCTACAACTGTGCTATATGGGCCTCTACAAATCTCTTCAAATGGGACAGCGTTCCTCACCCTCTCCCCAAAGGAGGAGAACCTCCTAGGGACTGGACATGCCATATGACCTTCCTCTGCTTTATATTAAGagcaatagaatttttttcttatagctACTTATTTAAGAGTTATTTCACCTTCAggatctgtgtatgtgtgtgtgtgtgtgtgtgtgtgtgtgtgtgtgtgcgcgtgcgcgcgcgcattATCGGGATTgtagaattgaactcagtgctccacacatacttttttttaatatttttttatttgttgtagttggacacaaaacctttattttgttgatttatatgtggtgctgaggattgaacacagggtcccgcacgtgctaggcaagcgctctaccactgagacacaaccccagcccagggctccacacattctaagcaagtactttgccactgagcttcatccccagcccttttgtaaacttcattttgagacagtgtctcactgagttgcccaggctggactttgacttgtgattctcctgtctcagcctccaatgttactgggattacaggtgactGACACCGTTTCCAGCAAAgggtgttttaaaatattgattttttaattcactcatttaacaaatgtttattggacctctactgtgtgccaggcactgtttgaGGCTCATAGGCTATGCAGTAGGCAATACACACACAAACCTCTATTTCATGACATTTACATTCTAGCAAGGGAGAACATGCAATAAACATCACAAAGAagtaaaattggggctggggctggggatgtggctcaagcggtagcgggctcgcgtggcatgcatgcggccagggttcgatcccagcaccacatacaaacaaagatgttgtgtccgctgaaaactaacaaataaatattaaaaaaaaaaaaaaagtaaaattatttagaatgCTGTAGATGATGAGTGCTAAGGCAAAATGAGGGCAGGGTAAGGGGAGTTAGGAATGTTATATTTTGGGGAGGTTTGCAATGTTAAAGGTTGTCAGGAAAAGCCTCACTGAGACGgcaacatttttttattgttgttgttttgggtgctagggatcaaacccacgcccttgcacatgctaggcaaatgctctactactgtcACCCTAGTGGAAGAAAGTGACTTAAGCAAAGCTTTGAAGGTGAAGAATGAACCACATAAAatgaaggtgaggcaggagctTAGCTGGCTCTGGGAGATAATGCTGGCCTGAGAGGGTGTAGATCCTATGGGGCTGGGGACCTGTGTCCCttgcagaaattattttgaagagaCTTAACAGGGATTTTTGTGAATCCCTGatatgatctttttattttatttttattttttctacatggGGGACTGAagccaagggtgctctaccactgagctacatccacagccctttttattctttattttgagacagggtctgggtttttattttttattttttggtacaagagattgaactcaggaacactttaccactgagccacatcccagccctactttgtattttattcagagacagagtctcactgaattgcttagtgtctggcttttgctgagactggctttgaacacttACCCTCTGGAGCAGCTGCACCACTATGCTTGGttcttgatttacattttttttatatttatttttcagttttcagtggacacaacatctttattttattttatgtggtgctgaggatcgaacccagcgctccacgcatgccaggcgagcacattactgcttgagccacatccccagcccgatttacatttttttttaaaatttttttttttagttgtagatggacacaatacctttgtttatttttccgtGGTGccgggatcgaacccagtgcctcacgcatgctaggcaagtact
This genomic interval from Urocitellus parryii isolate mUroPar1 chromosome 11, mUroPar1.hap1, whole genome shotgun sequence contains the following:
- the Lck gene encoding tyrosine-protein kinase Lck; its protein translation is MGCTCSSNPEDDWMENIDVCENCHYPIVPLDGKGTLLLRNGSEVRDPLVTYEGSNPPASPLQDNLVIALHSYEPSHDGDLGFEKGEQLRILEQSGEWWKAQSLTTGQEGFIPFNFVAKANSLEPEPWFFKNLSRKDAERQLLAPGNTHGSFLIRESESTAGSFSLSVRDFDQNQGEVVKHYKIRNLDNGGFYISPRITFPGLHELVRHYTNTSDGLCTRLSRPCQTQKPQKPWWEDEWEVPRETLKLVERLGAGQFGEVWMGYYNGHTKVAVKSLKQGSMSPDAFLAEANLMKQLQHPRLVRLYAVVTQEPIYIITEYMENGSLVDFLKTSSGIKLTINKLLDMAAQIAEGMAFIEERNYIHRDLRAANILVSDTLSCKIADFGLARLIEDNEYTAREGAKFPIKWTAPEAINYGTFTIKSDVWSFGILLTEIVTHGRIPYPGMTNPEVIQNLERGYRMVRPDNCPEELYHLMMLCWKEHPEDRPTFDYLRSVLEDFFTATEGQYQPQP